One Branchiostoma floridae strain S238N-H82 chromosome 1, Bfl_VNyyK, whole genome shotgun sequence genomic region harbors:
- the LOC118419496 gene encoding lanC-like protein 2, translating to MDDRCFPNPYDDYSAGSVQLLEPDGQLHGSLAGRIRAALPGLLKQVEDGQRSESGHDYSIYTGSTGIALLYLHLAQVFKDGARDDFLKKALEWVQPGLKHLKRKRLTFLCGDAGPLAVGAVIYHRMGLKEAQEGCLSKLQALSPDALNLKSDLPDEVLYGRAGYLYALMFVRKNIGDHAVEEKLVDKVVQVIVTSGQALSRQEQSSSPLKYVWHGKHYVGAAHGMAGIYYQLMQTPSAAAKASLPGLVKPSVDYLRKLQFPSGNYPSSLGNTSDRLVHWCHGAPGAIHMLMMAYQVFQDGAYLEEAKRCADVIWQRGLLKKGYGICHGAAGNGYAFLSMYRLTKDKVYLYRAVKFAEWCLDYGKHGCRVPDRPFSLFEGLAGAAYFLADVLNPGSARFPAFEL from the coding sequence ATGGATGACCGATGCTTCCCTAACCCCTATGATGACTACAGTGCAGGGTCAGTCCAGTTGTTAGAACCAGATGGCCAGCTTCATGGCAGTCTTGCTGGCAGGATCCGTGCAGCCCTGCCTGGCTTGCTGAAGCAGGTGGAGGATGGACAGAGATCTGAGTCTGGACATGACTACTCCATCTACACAGGCAGCACGGGGATCGCGCTCCTctacctgcacctggcacaggTGTTCAAGGACGGCGCCAGGGACGACTTTCTCAAGAAGGCTCTAGAGTGGGTCCAGCCGGGACTGAAGCACCTGAAGCGGAAGAGACTGACGTTTCTGTGTGGAGATGCCGGTCCCCTGGCAGTAGGCGCTGTGATCTATCACAGGATGGGGTTGAAGGAGGCACAGGAAGGCTGTCTGTCCAAGCTACAGGCCCTCAGTCCCGATGCGTTAAACCTGAAGTCCGACCTGCCCGATGAGGTGCTGTATGGCAGAGCTGGCTACCTGTACGCACTGATGTTTGTTCGCAAGAACATCGGTGATCATGCAGTGGAAGAGAAGCTCGTGGATAAGGTAGTGCAGGTGATAGTGACATCTGGACAAGCTCTCTCCAGACAAGAGCAGTCCAGCAGTCCTCTGAAGTATGTGTGGCATGGTAAGCACTATGTGGGAGCGGCCCACGGGATGGCTGGGATCTACTATCAGCTCATGCAGACACCGTCAGCTGCAGCTAAGGCATCCCTGCCAGGCCTGGTCAAGCCAAGTGTGGACTATCTGCGAAAGCTGCAGTTCCCGTCTGGAAATTATCCGTCGTCTCTGGGGAACACGTCCGACAGGTTGGTGCACTGGTGTCACGGAGCCCCGGGAGCGATCCACATGCTGATGATGGCCTATCAGGTGTTCCAGGACGGGGCGTACCTCGAGGAAGCCAAGCGATGTGCCGACGTTATCTGGCAGCGTGGCCTGCTCAAGAAAGGTTACGGCATCTGCCACGGAGCTGCTGGGAATGGCTACGCCTTCCTGTCCATGTACAGACTGACAAAGGACAAGGTGTACCTCTACAGAGCTGTCAAATTTGCGGAGTGGTGTCTGGACTATGGGAAGCATGGATGCCGTGTCCCTGACCGACCGTTCTCTCTGTTTGAAGGTCTGGCAGGAGCTGCCTACTTCTTGGCAGATGTCCTTAACCCTGGGTCAGCGCGATTCCCAGCATTCGAGCTGTAA
- the LOC118416226 gene encoding tripartite motif-containing protein 3-like yields MASTFQESSSFDDHFLTCPVCVLHYGTHNVNVPKALEGAGPSFRQYQASEAVRGQTFCPNHGNRETFYNQPRGDEQGPAEFASVAESQKQVLHELLGKLEPRAREVDFALNDVKMEMSQMPAFSNTAIEQAKAYFDHLIALLQKRKEETVKKIVSVHQEVGGSLQAQKEKMESESAGLASAAEFCKQVLEHGSEVEERDLERISERVEALFATPTDLTSKPSQVMLLKRKSVEDFGVDVSRAVSPQVQVREKVDASKCAVDIEIQPAVTEFSRASLLTTVDRYGRPCVVPVKNITAILMNPSGERVPTQVKEKGMGVWEISYTPEITGKHRLQVEVNGRPVAGSPFDVNVESSHTPVFTVGHYTEVKDLPHPTDVAMDMQGNIAVVEEGNKRADGSLVREIGKGYLRYPWFTAVDEPRGLVYVTDHHALDDNNNVLVFDLKGKFQFGFGKKGGKGGEFQNPSGIALDRAGNVLVVSRLDGRLQVFTPDGRYVKTAVKIRGGYPMGIALTPDGYVAVACCWGNQTEFYKYN; encoded by the exons ATGGCGAGTACATTTCAAGAATCCAGCAGCTTTGACGACCACTTCCTGACGTGTCCAGTCTGCGTGCTGCACTACGGAACCCACAATGTCAATGTCCCCAAAGCTTTGGAAGGGGCGGGGCCAAGTTTTCGGCAGTACCAAGCCTCTGAAGCTGTGCGGGGCCAAACCTTCTGTCCAAATCATGGAAACCGAGAAACTTTCTACAATCAGCCTCGAGGTGACGAGCAGGGCCCAGCAGAATTCGCTTCTGTCGCTGAAAGCCAGAAGCAAGTTCTACACGAGTTGTTAGGGAAGTTAGAACCCCGAGCGAGAGAGGTGGACTTCGCGCTCAACGACGTCAAGATGGAAATGTCCCAAATGCCAGCATTTTCCAACACAGCGATTGAGCAGGCTAAAGCCTATTTTGATCACCTCATCGCCTTGCTTCAAAAGAGAAAAGAGGAAACCGTCAAAAAGATAGTTTCAGTCCACCAGGAAGTTGGTGGATCATTGCAAGCGCAGAAAGAAAAGATGGAGTCTGAATCAGCAGGGTTGGCGAGTGCAGCTGAATTCTGTAAACAAGTACTGGAACACGGCAGTGAAGTGGAAGAACGTGACCTAGAGAGGATTTCAGAGAGGGTGGAGGCGCTATTCGCAACACCAACCGACCTAACATCGAAACCAAGTCAAGTCATGTTACTGAAGAGGAAGTCAGTGGAAGATTTCGGTGTTGACGTCAGCAGGGCAGTTTCGCCCCAAGTACAAGTCAGAGAAAAGGTGGACGCGTCTAAGTGTGCAGTTGACATAGAGATTCAGCCTGCCGTTACAGAGTTTTCAAGAGCCTCCCTACTCACCACAGTTGACAGATACGGGCGTCCGTGTGTTGTCCCTGTAAAGAACATCACAGCTATCCTAATGAACCCCTCAGGCGAGAGGGTACCAACTCAGGTGAAGGAGAAGGGTATGGGAGTGTGGGAGATTTCCTACACACCTGAGATCACGGGCAAGCACCGGTTACAAGTGGAGGTGAACGGGCGGCCTGTGGCGGGAAGTCCGTTCGATGTCAATGTGGAAAGCAGTCACACCCCTGTCTTCACTGTCGGACACTATACTGAGGTGAAAGACCTTCCCCATCCTACAGATGTAGCCATGGATATGCAAGGCAACATCGCAGTGGTAGAGGAAGGAAACAAGAGG GCTGACGGGAGTCTGGTCCGGGAGATCGGCAAGGGCTACTTACGGTACCCCTGGTTCACGGCAGTGGACGAGCCACGTGGTCTGGTCTACGTCACCGACCATCATGCCCTGGATGATAATAATAACGTGTTGGTGTTTGACCTCAAGGGAAAATTTCAGTTCGGCTTCGGTAAGAAAGGAGGGAAGGGGGGAGAGTTCCAAAATCCATCGGGGATAGCGCTAGACCGGGCGGGGAATGTCCTGGTGGTGAGCCGCCTGGACGGGCGCCTGCAGGTGTTCACTCCCGACGGGAGGTACGTCAAAACGGCGGTCAAAATCAGAGGAGGCTATCCCATGGGGATCGCCCTGACTCCGGATGGCTACGTAGCTGTGGCCTGCTGCTGGGGAAATCAGACCGAGTTTTACAAGTACAACTGA
- the LOC118429780 gene encoding ubiquitin-conjugating enzyme E2 D1-like has translation MEKQFASRVQKELAALRKSPPLGIQVSLPSDDLHVWEAVIPGPDDSLYKGGKFKIQILLPENYPLAPPIVRFVTPIYHLNVSQSSGQVCLRFLAEDEWVAGGTIEQVLNALFSLLIRPEEDNAFDHDVLNNYHHYKGQYDRKARECAAKAT, from the exons ATGGAGAAACAATTCGCGTCCAG GGTACAGAAGGAGCTTGCCGCCCTGAGAAAGTCCCCTCCCCTCGGGATCCAAGTGTCGCTGCCGTCAGACGACCTGCATGTGTGGGAGGCTGTCATACCTGGACCTGACGATTCTCTCTATAAAG GCGGAAAGTTCAAGATACAGATTCTACTCCC TGAGAACTACCCGCTCGCACCACCAATT GTGCGCTTTGTAACCCCGATCTACCACCTGAACGTCAGTCAGAGTagtggacaggtgtgtctgCGCTTCCTCGCTGAAGACGAGTGGGTGGCAGGTGGAACCATTGAACAG GTGCTGAACGCCTTGTTTTCCCTACTTATCCGCCCGGAAGAGGACAACGCCTTTGACCACGACGTTCTGAACAATTATCACCATTACAAGGGGCAGTATGACAGAAAGGCTCGGGAATGTGCTGCAAAGGCCACATAG